AAATGATAAAAAATCATCATCAGACAGGCCCAGTCTATGTTCATGGGTCTATTCAAGCTTTCAATACTCTCTATCAAGAAGAAGGTTTTGATTTTTCTTTTGCTACCTCTCCTCTTGATAACCCTAAAAATTTTGATTATAGCAACGCTTTAATCTTAGCCCCTCCTTCTACCTTTAGATCCGTATGGATGAAGCGTTTCTTGCCTTGCAAAACCGCTTTTGCTTCCGGTTGGTCTCTTGTTAGAGGCAATAGACGTCGAAGCGGCTATGACAAGGGGTTAGTCCTCTCCGATCATGCCGATTGGAAGGATCTTTTACGAACCATAAAGGAAACAAAAGCTAAGAAAGTGCTCGTCACCCATGGGTATGAGCAACTTTTAAGCCGCTATCTCAAAGAAGAGCTTGGTATTGACGCGAAACCCCTTGCAGGTTATGGCTTTATTCCGAATGAGGAGGAGTAATGGAGCGGTTTTTAGAACTCTTCCAAAGTCTTGATCAAACCACTTCCACGAATGAAAAAAAAAGGGCGCTCACTCATTATTTTAAAACAGCTCCTAAAGAAGATGCGGTTTGGGCTCTCTTTTTTTTAAGCGGACGCCGCATTAAAAGCCTTATTACAAGTAGACAAATAGGGGTTTGGGCCCAGGAAAAATCAAATCTTCCCCATTGGCTTTTTATGGAATCGTATGGGTCGGTCGGAGACACAGCCGAAACTGCGGCTTTACTCGTGCCGGGACAAACTCAAGAATTTGAAGCCTTATCTCTTTCCTATTGGATGGAAGAGCGGATCTTACCCCTTATTTCCCAAACCGAAGAAGAAAAAAAAGAAAAAGTATTTCTTTATTGGGACAAATTGCCGTCGCAAGGCAAATTTATTTTTAATAAAATTCTTACCGGGGCTTTTCGAGTAGGTGTCTCAGAGCAACTTGTTGCAAAAGCCTTAGCTGAAGCGTATAATATCACCCCGGAAAGGGTTTTAAGTAAGTTGCAAGTCCCTTTTGAACCAACTTCTGCTTTTTTTGATAATCTGGTTTCAAAAACATCTTCAGACTCTACAAGTTTAGTCCCGTATCCTTTTTACTTAGCCTCCCCCCTTGATCGATCTTTGGAACACTTAGGCCGAGTGGATGAGTTTCTTGTCGAGTGGAAGTGGGATGGAATTCGCTGCCAAGCTGTAAAAAATGAAGCCGGGACTTCCCTTTGGTCCCGAGGCGGCGAACTGATCACACATAGCTTTCCTGAACTTTCCGAAGAGTTGTCGAGACTCTCTTTTTCAGGGATTTTAGATGGGGAAATTTTAGTTTATGAAAACAATAAACCAAGAGCTTTCGGGCATTTGCAAAAAAGGCTCGGCCGGAAAAAGGTGTCTCAGGACATGCTTAAAAAATACCCGGTTACTTTTATAGTTTATGATCTTTTAAAGCTTGGAACTGAAGATCTAAGGCAAATTCCCTTAGAATCAAGGCGGGAAAAATTACTTGAAATTCTAATGGAATTTGACCCGAATTTCTTTATCCCCTCTCTTTCATTAACAGCCAATAGCTGGGAGGAAGTGAAAGAGCTTAGAGAAAATGCCATAAGTCAGGGGACAGAAGGCCTTATGATCAAAAAAAGGGATTCCATTTATGGCTATAAACGTGAAAAAGGGTATTGGTGGAAGTATAAAGTAGACCCTTTTTCAATTGACGCTGTTTTAATGTATGCTGAACCTGGTTCTGGTAAGAGATCGGGTCAATATACCGATTATACTTTCGGGGTTTGGGAAAAAGGAGAGCTTGTACCGGTGGCTAAAGCTTATTCCGGGCTTACTCTAAAAGAGATTGAAGAGTTGGATCGTTGGATTAGAA
This genomic window from Criblamydia sequanensis CRIB-18 contains:
- a CDS encoding ATP-dependent DNA ligase, with translation MERFLELFQSLDQTTSTNEKKRALTHYFKTAPKEDAVWALFFLSGRRIKSLITSRQIGVWAQEKSNLPHWLFMESYGSVGDTAETAALLVPGQTQEFEALSLSYWMEERILPLISQTEEEKKEKVFLYWDKLPSQGKFIFNKILTGAFRVGVSEQLVAKALAEAYNITPERVLSKLQVPFEPTSAFFDNLVSKTSSDSTSLVPYPFYLASPLDRSLEHLGRVDEFLVEWKWDGIRCQAVKNEAGTSLWSRGGELITHSFPELSEELSRLSFSGILDGEILVYENNKPRAFGHLQKRLGRKKVSQDMLKKYPVTFIVYDLLKLGTEDLRQIPLESRREKLLEILMEFDPNFFIPSLSLTANSWEEVKELRENAISQGTEGLMIKKRDSIYGYKREKGYWWKYKVDPFSIDAVLMYAEPGSGKRSGQYTDYTFGVWEKGELVPVAKAYSGLTLKEIEELDRWIRRHTLEKFGPVRQVEPFHVFEIRFEGIQESNRHKAKLALRFPRLGLWRKDKPVSEADTLDNLRILLRNVDNR